GTTCGACCACTTGCAAATCCACCCCCAGAACTTTGCCAACGGCCTTGCCCTTTTTCTCACCAAGCGCATTCACCCGAGCCACCGCCACCTGACACCACCCACCAGGCGCTGACCCTAGGTCGACGACCCGTGCTCCGGGCTTTAAAAAGTGATATTTATCGTCAAGCTCGACCAATTTAAACGCCGCACGCCCGCGAAACCCTTCGTTTTTGGCCCGTTTAACATAGGGGTCATTGAGTTGGCGTTCCAGCCAACGGACTTGCGCTACGGACTTACCGCGCGCTTTCTTGACCCTGACTTTTAAGTCGCGTTGTCCTCGACCAGACGTATTTTTGCTATTTTCAGGCATTAAAAAGGCGCATCCTCTAATACTCCATCGGCGCTCATCTGAGCATAAAGAAGCCCCTCGCGCAAACCGCGATCCGCAACGGAAAGTCTATCTGTTGGCCAACTCCGCAATAGAGCCTGCAAAATTGCAGAGCCTGACATAATAAGTGCTTGTCGATCTTGACCTATTCTTGGATCCATTCTTCGGCCGGAGGGTCCCATTTCCAAATAAGAATTTATCACCCTATCTATTTGGTCAGAAGTCATCCTAAGCCCATCAACTTTTGTACGGTCATATCTTTTTAACCCTAGATGACTTGCCGCCACGGTGGTGACTGTTCCCGAAGTGCCTATAATTTGAAATCCTTCACGCGGCGGCTGGTCTTTATATGGCGCAAACTCAGCAAGGTTTTCCTCAAAATACCAACTCATTAGGGCATAACGGGCGGCATCATCCTCAACATCGCCAAAGTGATCCCTAAGGGTTGCCACACCAAGGGGAACACTGATCCAGTCAACAACTTTAGCCGCTGCAAAAGGGCTATCCACTGCATGAAAACCTGCATGTAATCGCATAATAGCACGAGGTCGCTCACGACTGGGCACCGATGACAATTCAATCCAAACCAATTCCGTTGATCCGCCGCCTATGTCAACCACTAGCAGTTGTTCAGATTTGGTGCTGACCAGCGGCGCGCAGGATATGACCGCCAAGCGCGCCTCTTCCTCAGGTTGGATAATTTCCAGATTTAAACCTGTTTCACGTTTGACCTGACGAATAAATTCATCGGCATTATTTGCGCGGCGACACGCTTCGGTGGCTACAAGACGCATCTGCCTTACTTTGTATCGCTTTAACTTTTGCTGACACACGCGCAGAGCTTGAAGTGTTCTTTGCATGGACTTGGCACTTAGTTTTCCGGTGCGTTCAAGACCAGCGCCCAATTGCACAGATTTTGAAAAACTATCAACGACATGAAATTGACTGCCTTTTGGTTGGGCAATCAACATTCTGCAACTGTTGGTCCCCAAGTCCAAAGCAGCATAGAGCTCCGTTGGACTAGGCGGTTTTGGCGCGGGGCTCTCAACCGGTTTTGGGAATGCGCCCGCACCTTTAGGACGCTTGGGCGCCATGATATTACGCCCTCCAATATTTCAAGTTGTTCCCACGATACGGCGCATACAGTTTTCCTGCAAGATCACATTTTGCTCTTTTGCACAAAGATTTGAGCGAACGTGCCATTACAAAGCACATCTACGTTACCTGCTCATAGTTATTATTCACATTTCGATACAAGCTCGGCCTATTGATTTTGGCAGTTTTGGTTTATTGTGAAATACGTCGCGGACAGCGCGACATCTGTCGAAATTCGACGCAGGGCATGCTGAAGACTATTCTAAAAGCAGTCCAGTGAAGACGAGGAATCATCTATGCCCGAGGTAACTATAGTTTATTGGCGCGATATACCCGCTCAGGTCATTGTTGGCAGAG
The nucleotide sequence above comes from Rhodobacteraceae bacterium Araon29. Encoded proteins:
- a CDS encoding Ppx/GppA family phosphatase; this encodes MAPKRPKGAGAFPKPVESPAPKPPSPTELYAALDLGTNSCRMLIAQPKGSQFHVVDSFSKSVQLGAGLERTGKLSAKSMQRTLQALRVCQQKLKRYKVRQMRLVATEACRRANNADEFIRQVKRETGLNLEIIQPEEEARLAVISCAPLVSTKSEQLLVVDIGGGSTELVWIELSSVPSRERPRAIMRLHAGFHAVDSPFAAAKVVDWISVPLGVATLRDHFGDVEDDAARYALMSWYFEENLAEFAPYKDQPPREGFQIIGTSGTVTTVAASHLGLKRYDRTKVDGLRMTSDQIDRVINSYLEMGPSGRRMDPRIGQDRQALIMSGSAILQALLRSWPTDRLSVADRGLREGLLYAQMSADGVLEDAPF